A genomic segment from Streptomyces sp. NBC_01233 encodes:
- a CDS encoding MFS transporter, with protein sequence MDPNVSPSSNGADGKVRGSGHGLALFVIASCQLMVVLDITIVNIALPHIQTALDFSTESLSWVVNAYTLAFGGLLLLGGRAGDILGRKRVFIFGVLLFGLASFLGGLAQNEGQLMAARALQGVGGAIASPTSLALITTTFREGPARNRAFGVFAGVSAAGGAIGLLAGGILVEWLNWRWVFFVNVPISLVIATLAVKVIRESERHPGHFDFAGALLSTLGMVSLVYGFIRASQEGWRDPVTLGSFGAAVVLLTLFILNERRSPQPITPLHMFADRNRAGTYGIMLMLACAIFGMFFFLTLFVQIVLGFSPIQAGLAFLPVSVMVALGAGLTSQLLPKFGPKPFMVVGALSSAAGLAWLTQTDVHSTYLGSILGPMLLFALGMGLQFVSLTLMALSDVPDRESGAASGLLNTMQQVGGSLGLSILVTVFGTASRNEAKDQVASFLSTATPAQLASFRRTGQVPKPWSDQILTSGISAAFIVAAVFTLVGAAIALFAIQVRPSDLERLQGNHAPAADRT encoded by the coding sequence GTGGACCCGAACGTATCGCCGAGCAGCAACGGGGCTGATGGCAAGGTCCGAGGAAGCGGCCACGGACTCGCCCTGTTCGTCATCGCCTCCTGCCAGCTCATGGTGGTCCTCGACATCACGATCGTGAACATCGCGCTGCCACACATCCAGACCGCGCTCGACTTCTCCACCGAGAGCCTTTCCTGGGTCGTCAACGCCTACACCCTCGCCTTCGGCGGTCTGCTGCTCCTCGGCGGCCGCGCCGGAGACATCCTCGGCCGCAAGCGCGTCTTCATCTTCGGTGTCCTGCTCTTCGGACTGGCCTCCTTCCTCGGCGGACTCGCCCAGAACGAAGGTCAGTTGATGGCGGCCCGCGCCCTCCAGGGCGTCGGCGGCGCCATCGCGTCCCCGACCTCCCTCGCACTGATCACCACCACCTTCCGCGAAGGCCCCGCCCGTAACCGGGCCTTCGGCGTGTTCGCCGGTGTCTCGGCGGCCGGCGGCGCGATCGGACTCCTCGCGGGCGGCATCCTCGTCGAATGGCTCAACTGGCGCTGGGTGTTCTTCGTCAACGTCCCCATCTCCCTGGTGATCGCGACGCTGGCCGTGAAGGTCATCCGCGAGTCCGAACGCCACCCCGGACACTTCGACTTCGCGGGCGCGCTGCTGTCCACCCTGGGCATGGTCTCGCTCGTCTACGGCTTCATCCGGGCGTCCCAGGAGGGCTGGCGCGACCCCGTGACGCTCGGCTCCTTCGGCGCCGCCGTGGTCCTGCTGACCCTCTTCATCCTCAACGAGCGGCGCTCGCCCCAGCCCATCACCCCGCTGCACATGTTCGCCGACCGCAACCGGGCCGGGACCTACGGGATCATGCTCATGCTCGCCTGCGCGATCTTCGGCATGTTCTTCTTCCTGACCCTCTTCGTGCAGATCGTGCTCGGCTTCAGCCCGATCCAGGCCGGCCTCGCCTTCCTCCCGGTCAGCGTGATGGTCGCGCTGGGCGCCGGGCTCACCTCGCAACTGCTCCCGAAGTTCGGTCCCAAGCCGTTCATGGTCGTCGGCGCCCTGTCCTCGGCGGCCGGGCTCGCCTGGCTGACGCAGACGGATGTCCACTCCACGTACCTGGGCAGCATCCTGGGCCCGATGCTGCTGTTCGCCCTCGGCATGGGCCTGCAATTCGTCTCGCTGACCCTGATGGCGCTGTCCGACGTCCCCGACCGGGAGTCGGGAGCCGCGTCCGGACTGCTCAACACGATGCAGCAGGTGGGCGGCTCGCTCGGCCTGTCCATCCTGGTGACGGTCTTCGGCACGGCGAGCCGCAACGAGGCGAAGGACCAGGTGGCCTCCTTCCTCAGCACGGCCACTCCCGCACAGCTGGCCTCCTTCCGGCGCACCGGACAGGTCCCGAAGCCGTGGAGCGACCAGATCCTCACCTCGGGCATCAGCGCGGCCTTCATCGTGGCGGCCGTGTTCACCCTGGTCGGCGCGGCGATCGCGCTGTTCGCCATCCAGGTCCGCCCCTCGGACCTCGAACGCCTCCAGGGCAACCACGCCCCGGCGGCGGACCGCACCTAG
- a CDS encoding FBP domain-containing protein codes for MEPLSEKQIRASFVNCTKGEAARLRLPLDFAELPWEDLDFLGWVDPGAPLRAHLVLPRETGPLGISLRVPSVGRTSAVKSSLCQICLTGHASSGVTLLAAPLAGVRGREGNTVGTYICADLACSLYLRGKRQPRLRTGRYEESLTLDERLARMWGNLDAFAARVTAARVPAA; via the coding sequence GTGGAACCACTCAGTGAGAAACAGATCCGTGCGTCCTTCGTGAACTGCACCAAGGGCGAGGCCGCGCGGCTGCGGCTGCCCCTGGACTTCGCCGAACTGCCCTGGGAAGACCTGGACTTCCTGGGGTGGGTGGATCCGGGAGCGCCACTGCGGGCCCACCTCGTGCTGCCACGGGAGACGGGGCCGCTGGGGATTTCCCTGCGCGTACCGTCCGTGGGCCGTACCAGCGCGGTGAAGTCCAGCCTGTGCCAGATCTGCCTGACGGGTCACGCGTCCTCCGGGGTCACCCTCCTCGCCGCCCCCTTGGCGGGCGTGCGCGGCCGCGAGGGCAACACGGTCGGCACCTACATCTGCGCGGACCTGGCCTGTTCCCTGTACCTGCGCGGCAAGCGACAGCCGAGGCTGCGCACCGGTCGCTACGAGGAGTCCCTGACCCTGGACGAACGCCTCGCCCGCATGTGGGGCAACCTGGACGCCTTCGCGGCCCGGGTCACCGCCGCCAGGGTCCCCGCGGCCTGA
- a CDS encoding cytochrome P450 produces the protein MAGGTDAGAGAGAEVPGLIGIPLLGSLFDLKSDSLGTYLRAQHRHGDLVRVTAGPPGMRAELYCVFSPEGAQQVLASDAANFRKDNAFYQEVRDSFGNGLLTSQDEDYLRQRRLVQPLFTRRRVDGYAGAVAAETVSVIAAWEEALDGVVDVSDEMTHLALRAVARILFGTDVEATAEVVARCFPVITDYVLRRGYSPANVPRHWPTPGNRRAAAAMDELYGVCDKIIAERRGAGADTVGTDSVGTDTGGTDTGGQGSTGEDLLTLLAAARSSDDGEFDASELRDQVLIFLLAGHETTATSLCFALHLLARHPEEQNRAREEISRVLGDRTPEAADMDRLPYLTRVLKEAMRLYPAAPVIGRKAVADTRIGEHTVPAGADVILAPWVTHRHPEHWPDPDRFDPERFTPEAEAARPRYAWFPFGGGPRACIGQHFSMLESVVALAMILRAYEFEAVDTEIPVGAGITLRTDGPARCRVRRVDG, from the coding sequence ATGGCAGGTGGAACGGACGCAGGGGCCGGTGCGGGGGCGGAGGTTCCCGGGCTCATCGGGATTCCGCTGCTCGGGTCGCTCTTCGACCTGAAGTCGGACTCCCTCGGCACCTATCTGCGGGCGCAGCACCGGCACGGCGACCTCGTACGGGTCACGGCCGGCCCGCCCGGGATGCGAGCCGAGCTGTACTGCGTCTTCTCGCCCGAGGGCGCCCAGCAGGTGCTCGCCTCCGACGCGGCCAACTTCCGCAAGGACAACGCCTTCTACCAGGAGGTCCGGGACTCCTTCGGCAACGGTCTGCTGACCAGTCAGGACGAGGACTACCTGCGCCAGCGCCGGCTGGTCCAGCCGCTCTTCACCCGGCGCCGGGTGGACGGCTACGCCGGGGCCGTCGCAGCCGAGACCGTATCGGTCATCGCCGCCTGGGAGGAGGCCCTGGACGGCGTCGTCGACGTCTCCGACGAGATGACGCACCTCGCCCTGCGCGCCGTCGCCCGGATCCTCTTCGGCACCGACGTCGAGGCCACCGCCGAAGTCGTGGCCCGGTGCTTCCCGGTCATCACGGACTACGTGCTGCGCCGCGGCTACTCCCCCGCCAACGTCCCGCGGCACTGGCCCACCCCGGGCAACAGGCGTGCGGCCGCCGCGATGGACGAGCTCTACGGGGTGTGCGACAAGATCATCGCCGAGCGGCGCGGGGCCGGTGCGGACACTGTCGGTACGGACTCTGTCGGTACGGACACCGGCGGTACGGACACCGGCGGCCAGGGCAGCACCGGCGAGGACCTGCTGACGCTGCTGGCCGCCGCCAGGAGTTCGGACGACGGGGAGTTCGACGCCTCCGAGCTGCGCGACCAGGTACTGATCTTCCTGCTCGCCGGGCACGAGACGACCGCCACCTCCCTCTGCTTCGCCCTGCACCTGCTCGCCCGCCATCCCGAGGAGCAGAACCGGGCCCGCGAGGAGATCTCCCGCGTCCTGGGCGACCGTACGCCCGAGGCCGCCGACATGGACCGGCTCCCGTACCTCACCCGGGTGCTCAAGGAGGCCATGCGGCTGTACCCCGCCGCGCCGGTCATCGGCCGCAAGGCCGTCGCCGACACCCGGATCGGGGAGCACACCGTCCCCGCGGGCGCGGACGTGATCCTGGCGCCCTGGGTGACGCACCGCCACCCGGAGCACTGGCCGGACCCGGACCGCTTCGACCCCGAACGCTTCACCCCGGAGGCGGAGGCGGCGCGGCCGCGCTACGCGTGGTTCCCCTTCGGCGGCGGCCCGCGCGCCTGCATCGGGCAGCACTTCTCGATGCTGGAGTCGGTGGTCGCGCTGGCGATGATCCTGCGGGCGTACGAGTTCGAGGCCGTGGACACCGAGATCCCGGTCGGGGCCGGGATCACCCTGCGGACGGACGGCCCGGCGCGCTGCCGGGTCCGTCGCGTGGACGGGTAG
- a CDS encoding putative quinol monooxygenase, translated as MSVVVTAVVHPKPGLLEEALATYARHIEAVHAEPGCELYALHTDGTSIVIIEKWASQADLDAHASGEVMAKLGPELNALRDRPADVTILQPRPAGAAQGAL; from the coding sequence ATGTCCGTCGTCGTCACCGCCGTGGTCCACCCCAAGCCCGGGCTGCTGGAGGAAGCGCTGGCCACGTACGCCCGCCACATCGAAGCCGTCCACGCCGAGCCCGGCTGCGAGCTCTACGCACTGCACACCGACGGGACCTCGATCGTGATCATCGAGAAGTGGGCCAGCCAGGCCGACCTCGACGCACACGCGAGCGGCGAGGTCATGGCGAAGCTCGGGCCGGAGCTGAACGCCCTGCGCGACCGGCCCGCCGACGTCACGATCCTCCAGCCCCGCCCGGCCGGAGCCGCACAGGGCGCCCTGTAG
- a CDS encoding RNA polymerase sigma-70 factor: MSDQATDAATETFVAYRNLLFTVAYEMLGSAADAEDVLQETWLRWIGTDMQEVRDQRAYLVRITTRQSLNRLRTMTRRKESYVGPWLPEPLLTAPDVAEDAELAESVSMALMLVLETLSPTERAVFVLREVFDVGYDEIAAAVDKSPAAVRQIAHRARRHVDARRPRETVSASRTRAALESFQRALETGDLQGLLDVLAPEVVLMSDGGGIKQAAVRPITGADKVTRFILGGVGKHRSTVTADPTVANGNPALFVRVNGEIDGIITARVEAGRITGLYYVRNPEKLTRVASETPLTLR; this comes from the coding sequence ATGAGCGACCAGGCCACCGACGCGGCGACCGAGACCTTCGTCGCCTACCGCAACCTGCTCTTCACCGTCGCCTACGAGATGCTCGGATCGGCGGCCGACGCCGAGGACGTCCTCCAGGAGACCTGGCTGCGGTGGATCGGGACGGACATGCAGGAGGTGCGCGACCAGCGTGCGTACCTGGTCCGCATCACGACCCGGCAGTCGCTCAACCGGCTGCGCACGATGACGCGCCGCAAGGAGTCGTACGTAGGCCCCTGGCTGCCCGAGCCACTGCTCACCGCGCCGGACGTGGCCGAGGACGCCGAGCTCGCCGAGAGCGTGTCGATGGCGCTCATGCTCGTCCTCGAAACGCTGTCGCCGACCGAGCGCGCCGTCTTCGTGCTGCGCGAGGTCTTCGACGTCGGCTACGACGAGATCGCGGCCGCCGTCGACAAGAGCCCTGCGGCCGTCCGCCAGATCGCGCACCGCGCCCGCCGGCACGTGGACGCCCGCCGCCCACGCGAGACGGTCTCCGCGAGCAGGACCCGGGCGGCCCTGGAGTCGTTCCAGCGCGCGCTCGAAACCGGCGACCTGCAGGGCCTCCTCGACGTCCTCGCCCCCGAGGTCGTCCTGATGAGCGACGGCGGCGGCATCAAGCAGGCCGCGGTGCGCCCGATCACCGGCGCAGACAAGGTGACCCGCTTCATCCTGGGCGGCGTCGGCAAGCACCGGAGCACGGTCACCGCTGACCCCACCGTGGCCAACGGCAACCCGGCACTCTTCGTACGGGTGAACGGCGAGATCGACGGCATCATCACGGCCCGCGTGGAAGCCGGCCGCATCACCGGCCTCTACTACGTCCGCAACCCGGAGAAACTCACCCGCGTCGCCTCCGAGACCCCGCTCACCCTGCGATGA
- a CDS encoding excalibur calcium-binding domain-containing protein gives MTYPPPYPHPQAPVRRWWQHPALIISLLVVIPPAGIALAWLSPWSQVKKVVATVVAGLWFLTPFLGDPPKQTETDAKPKAAALQSPAPAPTPSPAGPASYVGQNLKQAKTAAYAAGYESISHDAGPDDAGQLDEDNWKICFQSAAAEPAGKATLDFGVVRNEWPCPAKDGEPIPYPKMPKVVGLAFSKASETLKPIGLKAIEPQSAYTDVALPAVVDDWTVCFQDPAEGKEIPYPKTSSARLKVVAPATACPAAAGGKLHPDPATTPPRPPSGDDDSGSSSAGSSTGGGGGGGSVYYKNCTAVRAAGADPIRRNDPGYGRHLDRDGDGVACE, from the coding sequence GTGACATACCCACCGCCGTACCCGCACCCGCAAGCGCCCGTACGGCGCTGGTGGCAGCACCCGGCACTGATCATTTCCCTACTGGTCGTCATACCGCCGGCCGGCATAGCCCTCGCCTGGCTGAGTCCGTGGAGCCAGGTGAAGAAGGTCGTCGCAACGGTGGTGGCGGGCCTCTGGTTCCTCACGCCGTTCCTGGGCGATCCGCCGAAGCAGACCGAGACGGACGCGAAGCCGAAGGCTGCCGCGCTCCAGAGCCCGGCGCCCGCGCCGACTCCGAGCCCGGCCGGGCCGGCCAGCTACGTCGGCCAGAACCTCAAGCAGGCGAAGACCGCCGCCTACGCCGCCGGGTACGAGTCGATCTCCCACGACGCCGGCCCGGACGATGCCGGTCAGCTGGACGAGGACAACTGGAAGATCTGCTTCCAGAGCGCGGCGGCGGAGCCTGCCGGAAAAGCCACGCTCGACTTCGGCGTGGTGCGCAACGAGTGGCCTTGCCCAGCGAAGGACGGCGAGCCGATTCCGTATCCGAAGATGCCGAAGGTGGTCGGCCTCGCCTTCTCCAAGGCGTCCGAGACCCTCAAGCCGATCGGGCTCAAGGCGATCGAACCGCAGAGCGCCTACACCGACGTCGCCCTCCCGGCCGTCGTGGACGACTGGACCGTCTGCTTCCAAGACCCAGCCGAGGGCAAGGAAATCCCGTATCCGAAGACGTCGAGCGCCCGCCTCAAGGTCGTCGCGCCCGCCACGGCCTGCCCGGCGGCGGCGGGCGGCAAGCTGCACCCTGATCCGGCGACGACCCCTCCGCGTCCGCCGAGCGGCGATGACGACTCCGGCTCCTCCTCAGCCGGATCGTCCACCGGCGGTGGCGGTGGCGGTGGCAGCGTGTACTACAAGAACTGCACGGCTGTTCGTGCAGCGGGAGCCGATCCGATCCGCCGAAACGACCCGGGATACGGGCGCCACCTCGACCGGGACGGCGACGGAGTGGCCTGTGAGTAG
- a CDS encoding MerR family transcriptional regulator: MDATTLYSIGELSRLTGLPVRTIRFYSDSGVVAPTTRSPAGYRLYDLDALLRLELLRTLRELGMDLATVQRALDRELSVADVAAAHADATDVQIRALQLRRSVLRAVARGGSSPEETKLMHRLTQLSGEERRRLIDGFVEGTFGTVDADPAAVAMVRAATPDLPDDPSGEQVAAWVELAELVGDEDFRARMRRTTRCRASGRALGIEGEAGEELMEFTRQKVAEAVESGIDPLSDRGAPVVDDLVHRFAEVFARTPDTEFRDWMAQQFEEAHDHRVDRYWRLVWIVNGWQVVPNLIPVYPWLVQALRNHRP; this comes from the coding sequence ATGGACGCCACGACCCTCTACTCGATCGGGGAGCTTTCCCGGCTGACGGGCCTGCCCGTGAGGACCATCCGGTTCTACTCCGATTCGGGGGTGGTGGCGCCGACCACCCGAAGTCCCGCCGGCTATCGGCTCTACGACCTCGACGCACTGCTTCGGCTGGAACTCCTCCGCACGCTGCGCGAGCTGGGCATGGACCTGGCCACGGTTCAACGGGCGCTGGACCGCGAGCTCTCGGTGGCGGACGTCGCCGCGGCGCACGCCGACGCCACGGACGTCCAGATCCGGGCGCTGCAGCTGCGGCGGAGCGTTCTGCGCGCCGTGGCCAGGGGCGGGTCCAGTCCCGAGGAGACCAAGCTCATGCACAGGCTCACGCAGTTGTCCGGCGAGGAACGCCGACGGTTGATCGACGGTTTCGTGGAGGGCACCTTCGGCACAGTGGATGCGGACCCGGCCGCGGTGGCCATGGTTCGCGCTGCCACCCCCGACCTCCCCGATGATCCGTCCGGCGAGCAGGTCGCCGCGTGGGTGGAGCTCGCCGAGCTGGTCGGCGACGAGGACTTCCGGGCCCGGATGCGCCGGACGACCAGGTGCCGGGCCAGCGGGCGCGCGCTCGGCATCGAGGGCGAGGCCGGCGAGGAACTGATGGAGTTCACCCGCCAGAAGGTGGCCGAGGCCGTGGAGTCGGGCATCGACCCGCTGAGCGACAGGGGCGCGCCCGTCGTCGACGACCTCGTGCACCGCTTCGCCGAGGTCTTCGCGCGCACACCTGACACGGAGTTCCGGGACTGGATGGCCCAGCAGTTCGAAGAAGCACACGATCACCGGGTGGACCGGTACTGGCGGCTGGTGTGGATCGTCAACGGCTGGCAGGTGGTGCCGAACCTGATCCCGGTGTACCCCTGGCTCGTCCAGGCCCTGCGCAACCACCGCCCTTGA
- a CDS encoding aminoglycoside phosphotransferase: MPIPRLAEIPADVLALIETQTGTVLTYETVGGGLNSEIAARVHSANTTVFVKGLRSDHRRVWTQQREADINPSVRHLAPAVLWHVQESGWDLLGFEDIDGPHADYAPGSPDLPLVADAMARLSSITAPDVVMRSMPDRVKAHTDFPELFAGTTLLHSDWFPSNVLVAGGRAVLVDWAWASRGAAWIDPALWVVWLIKSGHTLEEAEQWATKVPAWNNAPPAAVTAFAKATVSVWAEIAEGEKDEWVLDMLQAARTWHDSR, translated from the coding sequence ATGCCGATCCCGCGCCTCGCCGAGATCCCCGCCGACGTCCTAGCGCTGATCGAGACCCAAACCGGCACCGTCCTCACCTACGAGACGGTCGGGGGTGGCCTGAACAGTGAGATCGCCGCCCGCGTCCACAGCGCTAACACCACGGTCTTCGTCAAGGGCCTGCGCAGCGACCACCGACGCGTCTGGACCCAGCAGCGCGAGGCCGACATCAACCCAAGCGTCCGGCACCTCGCCCCCGCCGTCCTGTGGCACGTCCAGGAGTCCGGCTGGGACCTGCTCGGGTTCGAGGACATCGACGGCCCCCACGCGGACTACGCCCCCGGCTCACCCGATCTCCCGCTCGTCGCCGACGCGATGGCCCGGCTCTCCTCCATCACCGCGCCCGACGTCGTCATGCGGTCGATGCCGGACAGGGTGAAGGCCCACACCGATTTCCCCGAGCTGTTCGCCGGCACGACCTTGCTGCACTCGGATTGGTTCCCCAGCAACGTCCTCGTTGCCGGGGGCCGCGCCGTCCTTGTCGACTGGGCATGGGCCTCACGCGGGGCCGCGTGGATCGACCCGGCCCTCTGGGTGGTCTGGCTCATCAAGAGCGGCCACACCCTCGAGGAGGCCGAGCAGTGGGCCACCAAGGTCCCGGCCTGGAACAACGCCCCGCCCGCCGCCGTCACCGCGTTCGCCAAGGCCACCGTCAGCGTGTGGGCGGAGATCGCCGAGGGCGAGAAGGACGAGTGGGTGCTGGACATGCTCCAGGCCGCCCGCACCTGGCACGACAGCCGCTGA
- a CDS encoding DUF6087 family protein, whose product MDEEPLDRWAARRQGRLRKPGEKRAITLGAGPQRGAHLDPDAPRLILEWDGFAWQAVATVEDYAAACRALSPTSEAAPADQPETTRPITRRNPLAPGTGRHRKPRP is encoded by the coding sequence ATGGACGAGGAACCCCTGGACCGGTGGGCCGCGCGCCGCCAAGGCCGCCTGCGCAAGCCCGGCGAGAAAAGGGCGATCACCCTCGGTGCCGGCCCGCAGCGCGGCGCCCACCTCGACCCCGACGCCCCGCGCCTGATCCTCGAATGGGACGGGTTCGCCTGGCAGGCGGTGGCAACGGTGGAGGATTACGCGGCAGCTTGCCGGGCACTCAGCCCGACCTCCGAAGCTGCGCCCGCCGACCAGCCCGAAACGACCCGTCCCATCACCAGACGTAACCCCCTGGCCCCGGGAACGGGACGGCACCGGAAGCCCCGGCCCTGA
- a CDS encoding NUDIX hydrolase, producing the protein MTDTQPERDASVVVARDVHGLVAILTARFPRHGDDYLFLPGGRREDGETSEECARRELLEEAGIAASSWRPLGSYAITARSTARIHLFEATGLTLGPQQLADDEEDFKLTWWPMQEAIAAATEGRFLLQGGPLALFLADRA; encoded by the coding sequence ATGACCGACACACAGCCTGAGCGGGATGCCTCCGTCGTCGTCGCCCGCGACGTCCACGGCCTGGTCGCGATCCTGACCGCCCGCTTTCCCCGCCACGGCGACGACTACCTGTTCCTGCCCGGCGGTCGGCGAGAGGACGGGGAGACCTCCGAGGAATGCGCCCGGCGGGAGCTGCTGGAGGAGGCCGGTATCGCCGCCTCCTCCTGGCGCCCCCTCGGCTCCTACGCGATCACCGCCCGCTCGACGGCCCGCATCCACCTCTTCGAGGCCACGGGCCTGACGCTCGGCCCTCAGCAGCTCGCCGACGACGAAGAGGACTTCAAGCTCACCTGGTGGCCGATGCAGGAGGCGATCGCTGCTGCGACCGAAGGCAGGTTCCTCCTCCAGGGTGGCCCGCTCGCCCTGTTCCTCGCCGACCGCGCCTGA
- a CDS encoding STM4013/SEN3800 family hydrolase produces the protein MINAAEVIESGTSILFVTLDSLRYDVARATTHAGKTPHLAKLLPGGQWEERRTPGTFTLPAHMAFFSGFLPKLPQPEQPPRLWECRPPAFKTVNPRTFVFDAPSLLTGLVQHGYRTVCVGGVTYFSRETPLGSVLPDLFDEDHWRPEFCSPEPDSTRHQVDEALGLARQYENRRLFLFVNISATHVPHGHYLGQSTDTWASQSAALAYADEHLGRLIAGLTSKKRWLVIACTDHGDAFGEDGYYGRGIVHPTVTTVPFACTVVR, from the coding sequence GTGATCAACGCTGCCGAGGTCATCGAGTCCGGCACAAGCATCCTTTTCGTCACCCTCGACTCCCTGCGCTACGACGTGGCGAGGGCCACCACGCACGCCGGAAAGACCCCCCACCTTGCCAAGCTCCTTCCCGGCGGCCAGTGGGAGGAGCGCCGGACCCCGGGCACCTTCACCCTGCCCGCACACATGGCGTTCTTCTCCGGCTTCCTGCCCAAGCTCCCGCAGCCCGAGCAGCCCCCGCGCCTGTGGGAGTGCCGCCCGCCCGCGTTCAAGACCGTCAACCCCAGAACGTTCGTCTTCGACGCCCCGAGCCTCCTCACCGGCCTTGTCCAGCACGGATATCGCACGGTGTGCGTCGGCGGGGTCACCTACTTCTCCCGGGAAACCCCGCTCGGCTCCGTCCTGCCGGACCTGTTCGACGAAGACCACTGGCGGCCGGAGTTCTGCTCCCCCGAACCCGACTCCACCCGCCACCAAGTCGATGAAGCCCTCGGCCTTGCCCGCCAGTACGAGAACCGGCGGCTGTTCCTGTTCGTCAACATCTCAGCGACCCACGTCCCCCACGGCCACTACCTCGGGCAGAGCACCGACACCTGGGCGTCCCAGAGCGCGGCCCTCGCCTACGCGGACGAACACCTCGGCCGCCTGATCGCCGGCCTCACCAGCAAGAAGCGCTGGCTCGTCATCGCCTGCACGGACCACGGCGACGCCTTCGGGGAGGACGGGTATTACGGGCGCGGAATCGTCCACCCCACGGTGACCACCGTGCCGTTCGCCTGCACGGTGGTCAGGTAG
- a CDS encoding dTMP kinase, whose translation MNQTIALPTTFAPVPVPVPVPVPYDENRDAPFIALESVSGVGKSTLTAELAHRWGGTGIHTLAPPHSGWSREADRMKPLPHLAFYLSDRIRQSLAIGPVIADRYASSITACQAAVHGADIAEVDRLIAPFRPYLVVPDHTFYLRCSEETLRERMAVKGDTKQDDADLFAIPGRLKQLTANFEAVANDDPTAIVLDTDGLTPDDLANLITAHLESHRA comes from the coding sequence GTGAACCAGACCATCGCCCTGCCCACGACCTTCGCCCCCGTCCCCGTCCCCGTCCCCGTCCCCGTCCCCTACGACGAGAACCGGGACGCCCCCTTCATCGCCCTGGAAAGCGTCTCCGGCGTCGGGAAATCGACCCTGACCGCCGAACTCGCCCACCGGTGGGGCGGCACCGGCATTCACACCCTGGCCCCGCCACACTCCGGCTGGTCGCGGGAAGCCGACCGCATGAAGCCCCTGCCGCACCTCGCCTTCTACCTCTCCGACCGCATCCGTCAGTCCCTGGCCATCGGGCCCGTGATCGCGGACCGCTATGCCTCATCGATCACCGCCTGCCAGGCCGCCGTCCACGGCGCCGACATCGCCGAAGTGGACCGCCTGATCGCCCCGTTCCGGCCCTACCTCGTCGTCCCCGACCACACCTTCTACCTGCGGTGCTCGGAGGAGACCCTGCGGGAGCGGATGGCCGTCAAGGGCGACACCAAGCAGGACGACGCCGATCTCTTCGCCATCCCCGGCCGCCTCAAGCAGCTCACCGCCAACTTCGAGGCGGTAGCCAACGACGACCCCACCGCAATCGTGCTGGACACCGACGGCCTGACCCCGGACGACCTCGCCAACCTGATCACCGCCCATCTGGAGAGCCACCGTGCTTAA
- a CDS encoding radical SAM protein, whose protein sequence is MMDAGLQRIFFTGGEPLNSPLAREVLTGLRPSGPDGSYTLITNGTRVRTHQSWLAKTPLGKIKVSLHYFSDETFKAIAGTRIGIDCVLDGIEAAREMFKHVELNCLLQKENAHEVRDILTFALNRRMPVQFIELVGTDFNEARAKSAVPADDIISHLRTLTSSERIEIVGVGQGRRIFDIDGVDVEVIHRNLGRHHVGQCGSCPIRPKCVEGFWALRADHAGGVQPCLLRDDLRMDVKHLLDDPARLAEAIAGHVTAFTERTL, encoded by the coding sequence ATGATGGACGCAGGTCTCCAGCGGATCTTCTTCACCGGGGGCGAACCGCTGAACTCCCCCCTGGCCCGCGAGGTACTGACCGGCCTCCGCCCGAGCGGCCCCGACGGCTCGTACACGCTGATCACCAACGGCACCCGCGTCCGCACCCACCAGTCCTGGCTCGCGAAAACGCCGCTCGGCAAAATCAAGGTGTCGCTGCACTACTTCTCCGACGAGACCTTCAAGGCCATCGCCGGGACGCGCATCGGCATTGATTGCGTCCTCGACGGCATCGAAGCCGCCCGTGAAATGTTCAAGCACGTCGAACTGAACTGCCTCCTCCAGAAGGAGAACGCACACGAGGTCCGCGACATCCTCACCTTCGCCCTCAACCGCCGCATGCCCGTCCAGTTCATCGAGCTGGTGGGCACCGACTTCAACGAGGCTCGTGCCAAGTCAGCCGTCCCGGCCGACGACATCATCAGCCACCTACGCACGCTCACCAGCAGCGAGCGAATCGAGATCGTCGGCGTCGGCCAGGGCCGCCGCATCTTCGACATCGACGGGGTGGACGTCGAAGTCATCCACCGCAACCTCGGCCGCCACCATGTCGGCCAGTGCGGCAGTTGCCCGATCCGACCCAAGTGCGTCGAAGGGTTCTGGGCCCTGCGCGCCGACCACGCTGGCGGAGTCCAGCCATGCCTCCTCCGCGACGACTTGCGCATGGACGTCAAGCACCTCTTGGACGACCCGGCCCGCCTCGCCGAGGCCATCGCCGGACACGTCACGGCCTTCACCGAGAGGACCCTGTGA